In the genome of Paramormyrops kingsleyae isolate MSU_618 chromosome 5, PKINGS_0.4, whole genome shotgun sequence, the window AGCAAATTTAACAAATGGGTTTTGAAAATCAAAACCAAAATATTGATTTGCTAAAGTTGTCATAGAAATCATTTGGCGTCAGTTTATATCACTGTTCCCTATCACATCATGACATTTCCCCGCAACTGTAAGATTCATCTTGTCTGATGTCTTTATTTTAgtcaattaaaaaatgtaagttCGCTATTATGCAAGCTGAACTGGGTTGTGTTTATGAGACAGTCCGGGGGAGGGCCGCATTGATTTGGCGTGGCTTTGACTTGGGGTCTTACAATTGACAATTGAAATTCCGTGAATTAAGTAGTTCGCAGTGAGCCCTCCAGGGTAACTTATTTAGACATTACATAGTCCAACGTATGGCTATTAAAATAAACACTCTTAAAACGTACCATCCAATATCATGTGTGTAAAAGGTGCTGAATAACATGTAATGCGTATAATGATATCTACGTTTCTGTCCCCTAACGGGTGAATCGACAGCGCAGATTTCAGAAAATTCACTTATTTCACAATTATCCAAAAATCAATACAAACGCATGAGCGATATTAATTACTATTGCCCATAAAACAGCATGGCCGCCGAATTCCAGAATACATAGGGCATTATGGGAATTTAACGTTCAAATTGAATTTTATGCATACAGCAGGTGTGTTCTTTAAAAGTCGCGGGCCATGTCTTTGTTGGTTTCCAAGGACTGAAAAAAACGCCGTTGTCCTTTATCTATGCATCTGAACAAGGCTATAGCAGATGTACATGGATTAGACCTTAATGATGTTTAAGTCGCTTTAATTTAAACCTGAATACTAGCACGACCCATTACAACAAATTAAAGAACAGTTCAGACAAACACATCACGTTATCCAAGACACAGAGAACACCGCGTATTTGCCGTAGGCTACGTGCTAGCTTATTCGCGTCTGCAAGCACCCATATAAGTCCCTTAAACGCACATGTCCACCTCCCTCCACGCGCCCTCATATTTTGTTTACAAACATTCAGGTGAACTGAAAGCAAAATAACAAACGAGTGAAGACTGCTTGGTTAAAATTATAGTGTTTAGTTATCCAATTACATCAAACCACATGGTTTAAATTACCGTTAGTAGCAAAATTTTAGCCTTCATGACAAGACACAGTCTAAACCAAGTCTGAagtgtatttgtttatttgtggaATTGTTTGCATGTATTTGGATTGTATCCACTTAATTGccggtttattttttttatatcatttaGCTACTCCTCGCTGCTCTCGTGCCCTACTCTCGTCGGTAAACTTTGTGATGTAGACTACAAAATGATATCGTGAAAGGAATATTACTATAGTAATACAGCGTTTTACGCATATGCTGAGTGTCCAAGTAACAGAATGTAAGAATGCATTCATTCGAATAATTCGACAGTCCAATTTAATATTAATCAGAACTGCAACCCCTCCTATTTTGTACGTGTGATAAATATGCCAGTAAAAATAATGGGgtcattttaatattaaatacaggAACAGTTTATGGACGTATTATGAAGAAATACAACTTAAGAAGTTTTATGAACGCAGGATTCCATCTGCTGTATACCGATTGTTAATGCTATATTCTAAATATAATGATGCATCTTTTACAGTATTGCGATACACATACGTGGTTCAGTGTATGTTTTTTATCATAGTTCTTGAGCAAAATACTATTTACAATTCGATATTTATTGTGACATAAAGGGATGAAAGGCAGTGTTCTTTAACATAGGTTAATAAATTTAATTGGGCTTGCCCCTGGGGTCGGATGACATAGTACGTCCTCGTAACCAATCAGAATCCGAGCTGGTGAAAGGCAAGTGGGGTTGTGACACATCGGATCCATATGTATGAAGTGGCTAGAGAAATTGTGAAGTTTTCccatgatttcagcgagattcCCAGTAAACTCTTTTTAACTTGCTACGGTGAAACTTCAAAGGATCTGGAAATATATTGTAAAATAGTGGAATATTTTTTCGTTTCcagtttttattagttttattgaTTTTGAGATGGATCGAGTCCAAGTTTCCTCTCGCTAGTGGCAATTACTTTATGCAGCCTTTCCAGCGCGTCGTTTTTATGGACTCCTCGATCGATGATGACTATGAGTTCAATGCCTGATAGTCTGATTGCTTCAGACCCGTCCAAATCAGCCTTTTTAGAGTTTGGACACGGAATCCCCGCACACCAGCAGCACTCCCCCGGACTGTCTCATAACCACTACCCAGTTCATGGCTTGCACGCCGGCGGACACGCGCAGCACGAAAGTCCCTTCTCTTCGACGGCGTCCTCCTACGGTCGGTCGCTGGGGTACCCCTACCCGAGCACGGTAAGCACTCACCACCCGAGTGCTTACCTGTCTTACCAGCACAATAGCCACAGCAGCACTTTGGGGCACACGCGGATAGAAGATACAGGTATGTACTTAAGTATCAGTTTGTGTATAAGTAATGTTTTATAGTTACTGTGACGGTTAATGTGTCAGGGTCGTTTCAAAATAAAGTGACTGCATTACAGTGGAGTTATACAATAATTGTAAAAAATCCTGTGTCGCCCgcgttatttattattattattattatacaattattattaacagTTATTATTAATAGGCCTATTACTGACGCGGCACAATACCTTACATCCACACttaaacacattaaaagaaataaatgtgaaaaaaattCCGTGCTCACGCCCGTTTTTGCTGCATACGGAGTGTATTTTAagataaataatgataaaatagaACTGACGTAAAGCATCTAACACTAAGTGAAATAACCAGTTGTACCGTTTAAGTTGCATATTTAGTTAAATTTTGCCGAGTTCTACCCAGatattgttcatttttttaagTCTTTCCCAAGAGCAGTTAGGAAATCAGATGTTAAATCCTACGTACAATCCAATAGAGTATAAGCTTATTAATTGTAACAATTTCATTGATGTCCGCAATTGATGATATTGCTGTGTGATAGCTACGTGAAATGTTACTACTTTTTAGATTAATGTGGATTTGGGATTCCGCGTGTATTAAGACTGTATAAGATATTCAGTATCCAGAAATAGCCAAAGTTACAGCACTACCCCATTACAATAGCGAAAGTTTATGGTATAATACATTATAGGTAGCTTTGTACGGTTTACCGTAAATGCtggtttaatattaatatttcaaatttaattttaaacttCATTAAATGAACCGTTAAATGCGTTCAATCATGCACTTGCTAAAAGAGAATTCGTAGTGAAGTTAACAGgccttataaaaaaaataacaaaccaCTGTGTAGTGCTTTGTTTGggactttattattattattattattattattggtgttAAGGTTGGTTGTAAATCGCCTGAACCTAACACGACTTTCTAGCCCTTTCGCCAGAAGTACCCTCATCGTCTTTAACTCTCTGGAAAACTTAGAACATTGATCCCCTGCCTCGAGAAGAATGCTTTCATTGTACGACTTTTGCCCAGTTCCTGATGAACAATAGATGTTTGTTGGAGAATCGTATGTTCTGCTTTGATAAACATGTGCAATTGGGTGTTGCAAATACCAGGCTCAAAAAATGATAACACCTTAAGtggaaattaatatataaataaaacacaccaTTTATTGCAGGtaatgaacatgaaagtgaaaaTGAACAATAGTATTATACCTGTAAGTCGACTTTTCACCGAGTAAGGCAACGCATTCaagttaaagttaaaaaaaaatctcttggTGCTTTTGGTAGACTTGTGAATCGCCTGATCAAAATCAATAGGCCAAAAAGAGCGGGCAGCGGTTATATCATGCTTTAGATTAAGTGCATAACATAATTTGGCCTATACAGGCTAATTTGTGGTTTGCAAGTCCAGCTAAACAAACTATTTTGTTATATAGCCTACGGGGTACTACTAGAAATCGCATGGGAAAATAAATGCTACAAAACCAAAGTAATTCTATCGTGGAAACGGCGAGAGTTGGCTTATTTAAATTCCTTTAACTTTCCATCTCATAATTAATACGAATTTTATCCGGGAGTATTTACAAGCGACACCGGTGCGCGGCCTTGCCCCTTTGTTTTAGTGcaagacatccatccatccatttccacaACTGTCCATATAGGCTATTTCATGACTGCGGCAAGCCAACTCCACTGAGCTTATTTGCAGCAGTGTGACAAAATATTCTTATTGAAGTATCATTATTGTAATAAATATCGTTTATAGTAATTCTTacttatttccttttttttttgaagatcacGAGAAGCCAACCGTCATCGAGAACGGCGAAATTCGACTGAACGGCAAAGGCAAGAAGATCCGCAAGCCCCGAACCATTTACTCCAGTCTACAACTGCAAGCACTGAACCAGCGGTTTCAGCAAACCCAGTACTTGGCCTTGCCCGAGCGCGCAGATTTGGCAGCTAAGCTGGGCCTGACTCAGACACAggtaaaaagaaataataaatattttaaatgtcagCGGGATGTATCTCTGTTTTGGGAAAAATGCGGTCTTCTCTATGTAGATTCTTGCAAATTAGGAAGGTCAGGAAAAAAATTACCGTAAGTTTTCGTATCGTAAGAGTAACCTATGTTATTGCAGCTGAGTGGTATTGCGTTATAAAATTACTGTTTTTGATATAAATCCAATTTCCCTTGTGTAAAAAGGAAATGTCATTACTCTGATTAGCTATTACTTTTCACTGTTAGATATATCAACGCCAGTATTTGCCTGTAACGCGTAAACTGGATGATATATTTATACTGTAACAACTGTACAGTCATATTTAAACCGTATGCTCTgttctaaaaaaaatattacgaGGGGCGGAGGGATAAAACAAACATGGCTCCTGTTtggtatataaataaactctcTACTGATTGGTTATCAAAATGTGAATCTATGTAATCTATTTCCTATCAGATTAGGATATAATAAGTGACGTTGCGtgtgttctttttcttttttaggaTCCACTGTGAATAGCAGAATAGCTATGTTAAAAGTAAACACTTGTTGTtctacttttattttgaatagtTGTTGTggtgtttaaaaataatatgatttttctttatttgtcgTTTATTTATGCGAGGAACACTGCAGGGTAGTGGATATCAGTAGCGTTTCTGGGGAAGCACAGACAGTGTGGTCTCCTGCACATTACCGGATTGTCATGTCCCACTGACCGTGTGATGCAGCTTTATAAATATTTGGTACACGATTCCTCGTGGCCTTGAAGGAGCCCAAGTGCTGCCTATAATACCACATTGCGTTACTGGTTTAGGTGTTCTGTCGAGATTATCCTCTAATTATTTCTTGGTAGCCACTCGCTTTCCTTGCGGATTGTTAAGGTAAACTTGTGAAGTGCTGGCTCTTGTTCCCTAAGCTTTTAAGCTGTATTTCGTTGGAATGTCCTTTTAAATGATTTAACCCCCCTCTTGAAGTGCAGAGAGTGCTCTTTCTCCTGAGTCGTCATCGAGAGTGAGCAGAGAGAACGGGCACAAGGATGCAAACGTGCACT includes:
- the dlx4b gene encoding homeobox protein Dlx4b, which translates into the protein MMTMSSMPDSLIASDPSKSAFLEFGHGIPAHQQHSPGLSHNHYPVHGLHAGGHAQHESPFSSTASSYGRSLGYPYPSTVSTHHPSAYLSYQHNSHSSTLGHTRIEDTDHEKPTVIENGEIRLNGKGKKIRKPRTIYSSLQLQALNQRFQQTQYLALPERADLAAKLGLTQTQVKIWFQNKRSKYKKIMKHGSNGPEGELLHTTNPMSPCSPGLWDVSMASKGAPTHSSSYMNNFGHWYPTHHQDTIPRPQMM